The genomic stretch CAGACCAAGCCATCCATCCTGATATTACTAATCCAGCCAGTACAATAGCAGGTACTATCGTCCAAATAATCTCCAATTTGTTGTTATCTGGATAGAATGAAGCCTTTCTCGTTTCGCTATACTGATACTTATATGGGAATATGAACAACAACACGTGCGTGATCAAAAACACAATGCCTGTAATCGCCATAGACCACCAGAAAAGAGAATCAGTGACCACGCCATGCTCAGAGGCAATTGGTAATTGATAATTATCAAACTCTTTGATTGAATACCAGAACATCAATGCTCCGGCACCCACCAAGAATACTATAAATAAAATCGCGTTAACCTTATTACTCCCTGAAGCGATCTTCTTGTCAGATCCTTTTACCACAGAGACCAATGTTTGGATTCTATATACCATCCATATGATAGAAAGCAATAAAAGAACCCCTACTCCAATCAGAAATCCGTACATACCTTAATTATTTCGGCTATTATTAAATGTGATGATGATAGCTTTCTTCAAGCATAGGATGGTTTTTAGGAACTAGATTTCCTTTTGCCAATCCCGAAAGCACTACAAATGTGAAAGCTGCTCCATAGACTAAGAACATACCAACTTCCATAAACCCTACTCCTCCGTTATGGCCTAAGGTACCCGGCTGTACCATCAGGAAGAAATCAACCCAATGACCAGCTATAATCAATGCACAAACCAGTTTCAAGAATACTCCATGTCTCTTTGAATCTCTCGTCATTAGTAACAGGAAAGGAAGCACAAAGTTCATGGCTAAATTCACAAAAATGAATGGCCCATAAATATCACTTGACAATCGCTCAATGAAGTAAACCGATTCTTCAGGAATATTGGCGTAGTAGATTAACAGGAACTGGGAAAACCATAAGTAGGTCCAGAAAATTGTAAATCCAAAAATGAATTTCCCCAAATCATGTACGTGATTTTCATTGACCATTTCCAATAAACCCTGGCTTTTCAAGAAAATAGTAATCAAGGTAATCGCAGAAAGGCCTGCTACAAACCATGAGGAGAACACATACCATCCAAACAAAGTGGAGAACCAGTGAGTATCGATAGACATCACCCAGTCCCAGGCTGCGATAGAAGATGATACAGCGAAGAAAATCAGGAAAAATGCTGACCAGCTTCTGATTTTGTACCAAGAAGAGGTACCGCCAATAACATCCTCATTGTAGGTGAACTGTTGGAATTTCTTGAAAAAGAAAACCCAGAATCCAAAGAACAACACCATTCTAAGGATATAGAAAATAGGGAACGTTCCTTTTGCCATTGGCCAATAGAAGAATGCTCCTTTTCCATCAATGATTTTGTCATATTCTGGAGAAGCCTTATCAAAAAGATAAGCATGGGTCCAGTGGAACAAATCGTGATTGGCTACAAAAAAGGTGACAATCATCAAAACCCCGGCTATTGGCAACCAGTTACCAAGAGAAAGCATCACTCTGATGATGGCAGTCGACCAGCCAGCCTGAGCCGCATACTGAATGGCAAAGAAGAAAACACCAATGATAGCTATACCTGTGAAATAAACATTGTTTATCCAAAGGTTGGCATATAGACGCTGATACCAGTGGAAAGCATGTCCTTCAGCCTCAGCCGCCTCATGATGGCCT from Algoriphagus sp. NG3 encodes the following:
- a CDS encoding quinol:cytochrome C oxidoreductase; translation: MAHHAQHYNLDQKFDFTAAIKKSVFTVLGIGAALLVIGIVMAMFGGGHHEAAEAEGHAFHWYQRLYANLWINNVYFTGIAIIGVFFFAIQYAAQAGWSTAIIRVMLSLGNWLPIAGVLMIVTFFVANHDLFHWTHAYLFDKASPEYDKIIDGKGAFFYWPMAKGTFPIFYILRMVLFFGFWVFFFKKFQQFTYNEDVIGGTSSWYKIRSWSAFFLIFFAVSSSIAAWDWVMSIDTHWFSTLFGWYVFSSWFVAGLSAITLITIFLKSQGLLEMVNENHVHDLGKFIFGFTIFWTYLWFSQFLLIYYANIPEESVYFIERLSSDIYGPFIFVNLAMNFVLPFLLLMTRDSKRHGVFLKLVCALIIAGHWVDFFLMVQPGTLGHNGGVGFMEVGMFLVYGAAFTFVVLSGLAKGNLVPKNHPMLEESYHHHI